A single region of the Streptomyces sp. NBC_01262 genome encodes:
- a CDS encoding DUF5825 family protein, translating into MVRAGFRAVDVVGPLMIQQSAPHDAVTAIRFLREAAGVGLRVIWAGQVDPELLHLVTHLDPPSRNSGVIPADWQAAPSPQFTVRFGEDFAVLFDERPGGIAESLVTGTEFEWLRKTWNGATIEGSRLPDGLDDLSVRGIVALLGDTALALPVRFRIAR; encoded by the coding sequence ATGGTCCGGGCGGGGTTCCGAGCGGTGGATGTAGTTGGGCCACTTATGATCCAACAGTCGGCCCCGCACGATGCCGTGACTGCCATCCGCTTTCTGCGCGAGGCGGCTGGGGTTGGCCTTCGAGTGATCTGGGCGGGCCAGGTGGACCCTGAACTTCTGCATCTGGTTACACACCTAGACCCGCCCTCCCGGAACAGTGGCGTGATTCCGGCGGATTGGCAGGCGGCGCCCAGTCCCCAGTTCACCGTACGCTTCGGGGAGGATTTCGCGGTACTCTTCGACGAGCGGCCGGGCGGGATTGCGGAATCTCTTGTCACCGGCACTGAATTTGAGTGGCTGCGAAAGACCTGGAACGGTGCGACCATCGAGGGCTCGCGCCTCCCGGACGGGCTCGATGATTTGTCCGTACGCGGGATTGTCGCGCTCCTTGGTGATACCGCTCTCGCGCTCCCAGTCCGCTTCCGGATCGCACGCTAG
- a CDS encoding RiPP maturation radical SAM C-methyltransferase: MTVHLPSPVFAPRKAATLVRKQLRVLLVSMPWAPLEISSLALSVLGPVAGASPGVSQVDTLYANIRWADHILKESHGQLGPEDYEAIVLGYFVGTGEWIFSSCLHGEMEPEQTLFHRVSSKRGANLARAVEMYRIAAAWIEELAGEVVAGGYDVVGLTSTFDQNMASLALAGAIKRLAPEIVTVMGGANCDGPSGAALHRNYESVDYVIRGEAESSFPDLLGVLAGSAEEGEDRDLELAQVSSLCWRDYVGVQRVNDAKTGLTPAALMPRPRQQSYFEQFRASSVGQRIRPRVQLEASRGCWWGAKHHCTFCGLNGTAMEFRAKPVETVVAEIRDAMASYRNLDVVFSDNILDMGHVRDLSAQLVELDCDLHIFAEVKSNLTYRQLEILARAGFTQIQPGIESLSTEVLSLMRKGVTAWQNIRFLRDCASLALYPGWNLLYGFPGETDRDYSSLLGQLPNFEHLVPPEAAYRILVTRFSPYFNDERLGARTTGPSGLLSAVYRLPREEMQDIAYVFDSEPAGASGGVVQELSTAVDAWKVAHTGSKLVAQPQGDTMVVIDQRAGRNLEIILDSAETAVYLECWAGRSAASLAGLETVRKFGLGEGAVRDILAEFQEAGLTFVDGRRHVALATGVAW, from the coding sequence ATGACAGTGCATCTGCCCAGCCCAGTTTTCGCGCCACGCAAAGCAGCAACTTTGGTGCGAAAGCAGCTGAGAGTGTTGCTCGTGAGCATGCCCTGGGCGCCACTTGAGATTTCCTCACTGGCCCTGAGCGTTCTTGGACCAGTCGCCGGAGCGAGTCCGGGCGTATCGCAAGTGGACACCCTTTACGCGAACATCCGCTGGGCCGATCACATACTCAAGGAGAGCCACGGACAACTCGGCCCGGAAGACTACGAGGCGATCGTCCTGGGTTATTTCGTCGGCACTGGCGAGTGGATCTTCTCCTCGTGTCTGCACGGAGAGATGGAACCCGAGCAGACACTCTTTCATCGGGTCAGCTCAAAACGTGGCGCGAATTTGGCAAGGGCTGTCGAGATGTACCGGATCGCTGCAGCGTGGATCGAGGAGCTGGCCGGCGAGGTCGTCGCGGGAGGCTACGACGTGGTAGGGCTGACCAGTACCTTCGACCAGAATATGGCATCGTTGGCCCTTGCCGGGGCCATCAAACGGCTGGCACCCGAGATAGTCACGGTTATGGGCGGGGCCAACTGCGACGGGCCGTCCGGCGCCGCCCTGCATCGCAATTACGAGTCCGTGGATTACGTGATCCGCGGTGAGGCTGAGTCGTCTTTCCCAGATCTGTTGGGTGTGCTGGCGGGATCTGCCGAGGAAGGCGAGGACAGAGATCTGGAACTGGCGCAGGTATCCTCCCTATGCTGGCGCGACTATGTGGGAGTGCAGAGGGTCAACGACGCAAAGACCGGACTCACGCCAGCGGCACTCATGCCCCGGCCGCGTCAACAGTCGTACTTCGAGCAATTTCGGGCAAGCAGTGTTGGGCAGCGCATACGCCCCCGCGTTCAGTTGGAAGCGAGCAGGGGATGCTGGTGGGGGGCCAAGCATCACTGCACCTTCTGTGGCCTCAATGGGACCGCTATGGAGTTCAGGGCGAAGCCAGTTGAGACCGTAGTAGCCGAGATCCGCGACGCGATGGCGTCATACCGCAATCTCGACGTCGTCTTCTCAGACAACATCCTGGACATGGGGCATGTACGCGACTTGTCCGCGCAGCTCGTGGAGCTCGATTGTGACCTGCACATATTTGCTGAAGTGAAGTCCAATTTGACGTATCGCCAGCTGGAAATATTGGCTAGAGCCGGCTTCACCCAGATACAGCCAGGAATTGAGAGTTTGAGTACCGAGGTACTGAGCCTCATGCGGAAGGGCGTGACGGCTTGGCAGAATATTCGGTTCCTGCGGGACTGCGCGAGCTTGGCTCTTTACCCGGGTTGGAATCTGCTGTACGGATTCCCTGGTGAGACCGACCGGGACTACTCGAGTCTGCTTGGGCAGCTGCCAAATTTTGAACATCTTGTGCCTCCGGAGGCTGCATACCGGATCCTGGTGACTCGGTTCAGCCCCTATTTCAACGACGAACGGCTCGGGGCCCGCACGACAGGCCCCTCCGGGCTGCTGTCGGCTGTCTATCGCTTGCCACGGGAGGAGATGCAAGACATCGCATATGTCTTCGATAGTGAGCCCGCCGGGGCATCCGGGGGTGTCGTGCAAGAGCTGAGTACGGCTGTCGATGCATGGAAGGTTGCGCACACGGGGTCAAAGCTGGTCGCTCAGCCGCAGGGCGACACAATGGTGGTCATTGACCAGCGGGCCGGGCGCAACCTGGAGATCATCTTGGACTCGGCGGAAACAGCTGTGTACCTCGAATGCTGGGCTGGTCGCTCCGCAGCATCGTTGGCGGGTCTGGAGACCGTACGGAAATTCGGGTTGGGCGAAGGGGCTGTGCGCGACATACTGGCCGAATTCCAGGAGGCGGGTTTGACTTTCGTGGACGGTCGACGCCATGTGGCCCTGGCGACCGGAGTGGCTTGGTGA
- a CDS encoding pentapeptide repeat-containing protein, translating to MTPIDGSATTRRPLLDTVVEAAGVTGADQRRFVLVALDALGRTCGGETAVPGTDCLITAADAAGTSAAALAGSALGLRTLALIEMTAASSAVGAGRVVDSGKGQVVALVDGWEVLRESGQEVDLSGADLRRACLRGADLRGINGTGARFDGAELVKADLRDALLCDAGFSGADLSRAGLWAADLRRADLRRANLSHADLRHSIVTGAAFRGAEFWACYTWGIDLDQAHTDGCAIERADRRG from the coding sequence ATGACCCCGATCGACGGATCGGCAACGACTCGACGGCCGCTCCTTGACACGGTCGTCGAGGCAGCCGGTGTCACGGGTGCCGACCAGCGGCGGTTCGTACTTGTCGCCCTCGACGCCCTCGGCAGAACCTGCGGCGGAGAAACGGCAGTGCCGGGTACCGATTGCCTCATCACCGCAGCAGACGCTGCGGGCACTTCTGCGGCTGCCCTCGCCGGCAGCGCACTCGGACTTCGCACACTGGCTCTTATAGAGATGACCGCCGCGAGCTCAGCCGTCGGCGCGGGCCGGGTCGTGGACTCGGGCAAGGGGCAAGTTGTGGCCCTTGTCGATGGTTGGGAGGTACTGCGTGAGTCCGGACAGGAGGTCGATCTCTCTGGTGCGGATCTACGTCGCGCCTGCCTGCGCGGTGCGGACCTTCGGGGTATCAACGGTACGGGCGCCCGTTTCGACGGAGCGGAGCTGGTAAAAGCGGATCTGCGGGACGCGCTGCTGTGTGACGCAGGCTTCAGTGGTGCAGATCTCTCCCGGGCGGGGCTTTGGGCTGCCGACCTGCGCCGTGCCGACCTGCGTCGGGCCAACCTTTCGCACGCCGATTTGAGGCACAGCATCGTTACCGGAGCCGCCTTCCGCGGGGCCGAGTTCTGGGCTTGTTACACATGGGGCATTGACCTGGATCAAGCCCACACTGACGGCTGTGCCATCGAACGCGCCGACCGGCGCGGTTGA
- a CDS encoding DUF6445 family protein has protein sequence MVGLHDRRHRLCSDAGDVLDSHFARSCERRRYSGVTVRRSILVVDDFYTDPDAVRAAALRTEFASAGRYNYPGWQSNKAFSADAIRTSFESLIGEQVIVDPDRFTWGGFRIITEDTGNLTKVHSDTAVDWAAMVYLTPNCDASAGTGFFRHCETGFEGPPTDEEARKLGFSDANEYEEKVSRRDMADLDAWEVVSSVSPRYNRLVLFRGCELYHAPLKGQGSRPNEARLTHNFFFNTKPFDRSTVTR, from the coding sequence GTGGTCGGTCTTCATGATCGGCGGCATCGCCTGTGCAGTGATGCTGGTGACGTGCTGGATTCCCATTTCGCGCGTTCATGCGAACGCAGACGATACTCAGGAGTGACTGTGCGACGGTCGATTCTGGTCGTGGACGACTTCTACACGGACCCCGACGCGGTGCGTGCTGCAGCACTGCGGACGGAGTTCGCCAGCGCGGGGCGCTACAACTACCCGGGATGGCAGAGTAATAAAGCGTTCAGTGCGGACGCTATCCGCACCTCTTTCGAGTCGCTGATCGGTGAGCAGGTGATTGTCGACCCGGATCGCTTTACTTGGGGTGGTTTCCGGATCATCACCGAAGACACCGGGAACTTGACCAAAGTCCACTCTGATACGGCAGTCGACTGGGCCGCGATGGTCTACTTGACTCCGAACTGTGACGCTTCTGCGGGAACCGGATTCTTCCGTCACTGTGAGACGGGTTTTGAGGGTCCGCCCACCGACGAGGAAGCCCGCAAGCTGGGGTTTTCCGACGCCAACGAATACGAGGAGAAGGTCTCCCGGCGAGACATGGCGGACCTCGACGCTTGGGAGGTGGTCTCCAGCGTGAGCCCCCGCTACAACCGCCTCGTGCTGTTTCGGGGATGCGAGCTGTATCACGCGCCGCTCAAGGGGCAGGGAAGCCGACCCAACGAAGCGCGGCTCACACACAACTTCTTCTTCAATACCAAACCGTTCGACCGATCCACGGTGACACGATGA
- a CDS encoding MFS transporter: MTNSNGHSGADSESSTHSSSTFQIRPLLIGLFASNLGDGATLFAIPWLVSSGTSNALTLSLLMLAGRAPYLFASIPVGNLADKREPAGLMLASSIFRIAVLGVLIMVSQHVGALVWVLGTAAFFIGLSDMVFDTAAEVAVVRMARPDDLARVNGHVRTIELVTGDLIGRPIGAALLKVGQTVPFLANLVLSLVSLAAVWPLRGAAAPREPVSPALAAGRSKGGFGLVARHPSLRLLALLSMVLTFFYNAMLGVQVLFVREVLRTGAFGFALLLALAAVSSVAGSQLAGRVRTRPGGGLEARLRGSLAAMALAFFLQSVARSTWTALPGYLLGGAAVAFWAVSAATARQRICPPDVVGRVSGVFRVITWGAGPLGITAGGLYASTTKHWLGAPASLWSVFMIGGIACAVMLVTCWIPISRVHANADDTQE, from the coding sequence GTGACTAACTCCAACGGTCACAGTGGTGCGGATTCGGAGAGTTCCACTCATAGCAGTAGCACTTTTCAGATACGGCCCCTGCTGATCGGACTCTTCGCGTCGAATCTTGGTGACGGAGCGACGCTTTTCGCGATCCCATGGCTTGTCTCCTCCGGGACCTCCAACGCGCTGACATTGTCACTGTTGATGCTGGCTGGGCGGGCACCCTATCTTTTCGCGAGCATTCCCGTCGGAAACCTTGCGGACAAGCGCGAACCTGCTGGCCTGATGCTTGCCTCATCTATTTTTCGCATTGCGGTTCTCGGAGTGCTGATAATGGTAAGTCAGCACGTCGGCGCGTTGGTATGGGTCCTTGGCACAGCGGCATTCTTTATTGGCCTCTCGGACATGGTTTTCGATACCGCTGCTGAGGTGGCGGTGGTCAGAATGGCACGGCCAGACGACTTGGCTCGGGTGAACGGCCACGTTCGAACAATCGAGTTGGTCACCGGCGACCTGATTGGGCGTCCGATCGGTGCTGCGCTACTCAAGGTTGGTCAGACCGTCCCGTTTCTAGCCAATCTCGTCCTCAGCTTGGTCTCGCTGGCTGCGGTCTGGCCCCTCCGAGGCGCAGCCGCGCCTCGCGAACCTGTCAGTCCGGCTCTGGCAGCGGGCAGAAGTAAAGGGGGCTTCGGACTTGTCGCGCGTCATCCCAGCCTGCGCCTGCTGGCCCTGCTCTCGATGGTTCTCACCTTCTTCTACAACGCCATGCTCGGTGTGCAGGTCCTGTTTGTGCGCGAGGTACTGCGGACCGGCGCGTTCGGGTTCGCACTGCTGCTCGCTCTCGCAGCAGTGAGCAGTGTGGCGGGCAGCCAACTGGCAGGGCGAGTGCGAACCCGTCCGGGCGGTGGGCTGGAGGCCCGGCTACGGGGTTCCCTTGCAGCCATGGCCCTCGCATTTTTCCTTCAGTCCGTCGCCCGGAGCACCTGGACTGCGCTGCCGGGTTACCTGCTCGGCGGCGCAGCCGTCGCCTTCTGGGCGGTCTCGGCCGCTACGGCACGGCAGAGGATCTGTCCCCCTGACGTCGTGGGCAGGGTCAGCGGTGTGTTCCGAGTTATCACCTGGGGTGCAGGCCCGCTGGGGATAACTGCGGGCGGGCTCTACGCGAGCACCACTAAACATTGGCTGGGGGCCCCAGCTTCCTTGTGGTCGGTCTTCATGATCGGCGGCATCGCCTGTGCAGTGATGCTGGTGACGTGCTGGATTCCCATTTCGCGCGTTCATGCGAACGCAGACGATACTCAGGAGTGA
- a CDS encoding spermidine synthase: MFYSNGSLLINTIESTLSGDRIFTGNQPDDFALVGLLRGARSACLLGVGYGGSIRAMLAGNPALNLALVDNDDVLLNFTGQIFQRNFPGLNFTTEVADAWDHLRDRKAAYDVICVDLYSLAGYPEFVFHGGFWEDVRSALAPGGHVVANAWGLPEQLRPLTPPSPQHGMARAMLGAWTDLNYLPCRRNLTFVAPALAPTDLRPAVDVAPDRLSHEDFLTLGLQRVRFGRAPVLRPGDLSEGTLPQRDRRDIDAEMAVRWPEMVADVTKGSEPAAGDLQTVLSDRDLATAATRQLLAAGSPTASFIPCIAGATAQLGELRMSWYGDWICDEGPELKALAPDWYYLSGLWQALCMARTPLGAKWPWESRLFDGIFGELLDDGDARGRD; the protein is encoded by the coding sequence GTGTTTTATTCGAATGGTTCGCTCCTCATCAACACGATTGAGAGCACCCTCTCCGGCGACCGGATATTCACCGGAAATCAGCCGGACGATTTCGCCCTGGTCGGGCTCCTGCGCGGCGCAAGAAGCGCCTGCCTGCTGGGCGTCGGATATGGTGGAAGTATTCGCGCCATGTTGGCTGGAAACCCCGCCCTGAATCTGGCACTGGTGGACAATGATGACGTTTTGCTTAATTTTACTGGGCAGATCTTTCAGCGCAATTTCCCTGGCCTGAACTTCACGACCGAAGTCGCCGATGCCTGGGATCACCTACGCGACCGGAAAGCCGCATATGACGTTATATGCGTGGATCTGTATTCGCTTGCCGGTTATCCCGAGTTCGTATTCCACGGAGGATTCTGGGAAGACGTCAGGTCTGCCCTTGCTCCTGGTGGCCATGTGGTGGCGAATGCTTGGGGGCTGCCCGAGCAGCTGCGCCCTCTCACCCCCCCGTCTCCCCAGCACGGAATGGCACGCGCGATGCTGGGCGCCTGGACCGACCTCAACTACCTACCATGCCGACGCAACCTCACTTTTGTTGCGCCAGCGCTTGCGCCCACTGACCTCCGGCCGGCGGTCGACGTTGCACCCGACCGGCTCTCGCACGAGGACTTTCTTACCCTAGGGCTTCAGCGCGTACGGTTCGGCCGCGCACCAGTGTTGCGGCCCGGCGACCTCTCCGAAGGAACACTGCCGCAGAGGGACCGACGGGACATTGACGCCGAGATGGCCGTCCGGTGGCCGGAGATGGTCGCGGATGTCACTAAGGGTTCGGAGCCAGCAGCTGGCGATTTGCAAACCGTGCTGTCGGATCGGGACCTTGCAACCGCCGCGACCCGCCAGCTGCTGGCTGCGGGTAGTCCGACAGCCTCATTTATCCCCTGTATTGCGGGGGCGACCGCTCAACTGGGTGAGCTCAGGATGTCCTGGTATGGGGATTGGATCTGTGACGAAGGGCCCGAACTGAAGGCGCTGGCACCAGATTGGTACTATCTTAGTGGGCTTTGGCAAGCGCTGTGCATGGCGCGAACGCCGCTCGGCGCCAAGTGGCCATGGGAGTCACGGCTGTTCGACGGTATTTTCGGCGAACTCCTGGACGATGGTGACGCTCGTGGCCGTGACTAA
- a CDS encoding mobilization protein, translating into MIAKISKGKDTRKLIAYLYGPGRANEHTDPHLVASWDGFAPDPGRDHNVKQAKEQLVQALDLRVKQAGDRAPALHVWHCSVRASPEDRILSDDDWAAIARRVVTATGIAPDGDPDGCRWIAVRHAEDHIHIAATKVRGDLRPARIWNDYLTADNELAAIETQYGLHEVERGDRTAAKRPTRAETEKAQRTGRRLTARERLRTTVRTAVSAATTPQEFIGFLSRTDGILVEVLHFPSGDVRGYKVALKDDTNATGEPVWFSGSILAPDLSFPKIQERLAATEPPPTHQHDGRRGPNPWHQATAAAERIPTLLERDDDHAAQAHLAAFGEALDALPLIAPAAIRPQLTRAAQAFERATRSRIHAEHHHARALRGAVKTMLRQPATADGAALAMFLDAAVLIVMAAARWHDLRHHDQQVTATRQSLIHLHAAYEQAAAAPLAALARHQPPAHTVQRHAQQIRTYVSQHAEKVIADPAWPALTAALATAEATGHDPQRLLQQAVSERALDDARSPAQVLTWRISRRSQRPAPSARALAAQTRTTTTSLAPTSTHTETAAPRRLDPPAGPVRRH; encoded by the coding sequence ATGATCGCCAAGATCAGCAAGGGCAAGGACACCAGGAAACTGATCGCCTACCTCTACGGACCGGGCCGGGCCAACGAGCACACCGACCCGCACCTGGTCGCCTCCTGGGACGGCTTCGCCCCCGACCCCGGCCGCGACCACAACGTCAAACAGGCCAAGGAGCAGCTCGTCCAGGCCCTCGATCTGCGGGTGAAGCAGGCCGGTGACCGGGCCCCGGCCCTGCACGTGTGGCACTGCTCGGTGCGGGCATCGCCCGAGGACCGCATCCTCAGCGACGACGATTGGGCCGCCATCGCCCGCCGCGTCGTGACGGCCACCGGAATCGCCCCCGACGGTGACCCGGACGGCTGCCGCTGGATCGCCGTCCGCCATGCCGAGGACCACATCCACATCGCCGCCACCAAAGTCCGCGGCGACCTGCGACCGGCCCGCATCTGGAACGACTACCTCACCGCCGACAACGAACTCGCCGCCATCGAAACCCAATACGGCCTCCACGAAGTCGAGCGCGGTGACCGCACCGCCGCGAAGCGCCCGACCCGCGCCGAGACGGAGAAAGCCCAGCGCACCGGCCGCCGGCTCACCGCCCGCGAACGCCTGCGCACCACCGTTCGCACCGCCGTGTCCGCCGCTACCACCCCACAGGAGTTCATCGGCTTCCTCTCCCGCACCGACGGCATCCTCGTCGAGGTCCTGCACTTCCCCTCCGGCGACGTACGCGGCTACAAAGTCGCCCTCAAAGACGACACCAACGCCACAGGCGAACCCGTCTGGTTCTCCGGCTCCATCCTCGCCCCCGACCTGTCCTTCCCCAAGATCCAAGAACGTCTCGCCGCCACCGAACCCCCGCCCACCCACCAGCACGACGGCCGACGAGGGCCCAACCCCTGGCATCAGGCCACCGCAGCCGCCGAACGCATCCCCACCCTCCTCGAACGCGACGACGACCACGCCGCCCAAGCCCATCTCGCTGCCTTCGGCGAAGCCCTCGACGCCCTCCCCCTGATCGCCCCCGCCGCCATCCGTCCCCAGCTCACCCGGGCCGCCCAGGCTTTCGAGCGCGCCACCCGCTCCCGCATCCACGCCGAACACCACCACGCCCGCGCCCTACGCGGAGCCGTCAAGACCATGCTCCGCCAACCCGCCACCGCCGACGGCGCAGCCCTGGCGATGTTCCTCGACGCCGCCGTACTCATCGTCATGGCCGCCGCCCGCTGGCACGACCTACGCCACCACGACCAGCAAGTCACCGCCACCCGGCAAAGCCTCATCCACCTGCACGCCGCCTACGAGCAAGCCGCCGCAGCACCCCTGGCCGCCCTCGCCCGACACCAGCCACCAGCTCACACCGTCCAACGCCACGCACAGCAGATACGCACCTACGTCTCCCAGCACGCCGAAAAAGTCATCGCCGACCCCGCCTGGCCAGCACTGACCGCAGCCCTCGCCACCGCCGAAGCCACAGGCCACGACCCGCAACGCCTCCTCCAGCAAGCCGTCAGCGAACGCGCCCTGGATGACGCCCGTTCCCCAGCACAGGTCCTGACCTGGCGCATCTCCCGCCGCTCCCAGCGCCCCGCCCCCAGCGCCCGAGCCCTCGCCGCACAAACCCGCACAACCACAACTTCTCTAGCCCCCACGTCCACCCATACGGAAACGGCAGCACCACGTCGGCTCGACCCACCAGCGGGACCGGTCCGACGCCACTGA
- the mobC gene encoding plasmid mobilization relaxosome protein MobC, which yields MAEALGHQGASEQETAVAEPPLLVRAADEAALYRVARRRRRDRVQRRARVDVRYSEAEKNAITVKARSLNIAAAHLVGAVVMAYLDDGRPLPGHRTLLDDHIDELTALRSQVAKLGNNVNQIARILNSGGSPQAVDTAVLAQAEQLLGAVRAAVADIDAASYRAATAKGAA from the coding sequence GTGGCGGAGGCACTCGGGCACCAGGGGGCATCCGAGCAGGAGACGGCCGTCGCCGAGCCGCCGCTCCTCGTCCGCGCCGCCGACGAAGCCGCCCTGTACCGCGTCGCCCGCCGACGCCGCCGCGACCGCGTACAGCGCCGCGCCCGTGTCGACGTCCGCTACAGCGAAGCCGAGAAGAACGCCATCACCGTCAAAGCCCGGTCGCTGAACATCGCGGCAGCCCACCTGGTCGGTGCTGTCGTCATGGCCTACCTTGACGACGGCCGGCCGCTGCCCGGTCACCGCACCCTCCTGGACGACCACATCGACGAGCTGACCGCCCTGCGCTCCCAGGTCGCCAAGCTCGGCAACAACGTCAACCAGATCGCCCGCATCCTGAACTCCGGCGGCAGTCCACAGGCTGTGGACACCGCCGTACTCGCCCAGGCCGAACAGCTCCTGGGCGCGGTACGCGCCGCCGTCGCCGACATAGACGCCGCCTCCTACCGCGCCGCGACCGCGAAGGGAGCGGCCTGA
- a CDS encoding DUF2637 domain-containing protein: MPSMASARPAATTGTTAIRAGIALLGTVGFALSYDALRQTAVAIHIRGLLTYAFPLVIDGFIAIGVGALLILRTAPLLSRLYVWMLVGIATATSIWANALHAIRLNQQTRHTGLHLDDHTVGALSAIAPLALAGAVHLYLVIRRHPGHHHPRPFQAESSATKRHIDAAHRRSATLTAHDPQQRETSPETTGDVAEASAGVADVREITAKPRGRQPSATMDEILAIGRNAPRGRDGRVSRRNVEAAIRAKGHRIGRNRLVDAARTLQAELDDARADRA; the protein is encoded by the coding sequence ATGCCTTCAATGGCCTCCGCACGACCCGCCGCCACAACCGGGACCACCGCGATCCGTGCCGGCATCGCCCTTCTCGGCACCGTCGGCTTCGCCCTCTCCTACGACGCGTTGCGCCAGACGGCGGTCGCCATCCACATCCGCGGGCTGCTGACCTACGCCTTCCCGCTGGTGATCGACGGGTTCATCGCCATCGGCGTCGGCGCCCTGCTCATCCTGCGCACCGCCCCGCTGCTCTCCCGCCTGTACGTATGGATGCTCGTCGGCATCGCCACCGCCACCAGCATCTGGGCCAACGCCCTGCACGCCATCCGCCTCAACCAGCAGACCCGCCACACCGGCCTCCACCTCGACGACCACACCGTCGGCGCACTGTCCGCCATCGCCCCGCTCGCCCTCGCCGGAGCCGTCCACCTCTACCTCGTCATCCGCCGTCACCCCGGCCACCACCACCCCCGACCGTTCCAGGCGGAATCCAGCGCCACCAAGCGCCACATCGACGCCGCCCACCGCCGATCCGCCACGCTCACAGCGCACGACCCTCAGCAACGTGAGACCTCGCCGGAAACCACCGGTGACGTGGCGGAAGCCTCCGCCGGTGTGGCGGATGTCCGGGAGATAACCGCCAAGCCCAGGGGTCGGCAGCCCAGCGCGACCATGGACGAAATCCTCGCCATCGGCCGCAACGCTCCCCGAGGCCGCGATGGCCGCGTCTCGCGCCGCAACGTCGAAGCGGCTATCCGGGCCAAGGGCCACCGCATCGGCAGGAACCGCCTGGTCGACGCCGCCCGCACCCTGCAGGCCGAACTCGACGACGCACGCGCCGACCGCGCCTGA
- a CDS encoding DUF3631 domain-containing protein: MKPTTPEPHSAPGNNEPTLATDAEPTGEPEPCEGPQVLADLRGQIERFVVMPSKEALAAVTLWVAATHLQTAWQHAPRLAVVGPAKRCGKSRLLDVVTETVHHPLITVNASPAAIFRSITKKNPPTLLVDEADTLFGTLKSAERNEDLRGLLNAGHQRNRPTLRVTGPEHTPVAFPTFAMAALAGIGDLPDTIMDRSVVIRMRRRAAGETVAAFRTGRDTPALHGLRDRLTAWLRPLHGQAMDMEPVMPVEDRAADTWEPLVIIADLAGGAWPVLARTACRAMTAHEAGNDEDAGLRTRILVDIRRVFAAEGEPPALRTRRLIEQLNAEPEAPWAEHSAQGLTPRGLQVLLKDYDISSANYRFPGGTQAKGFARTQFLDAWARYCPAPAAEPQPAEPVQGTAA; encoded by the coding sequence ATGAAACCTACGACACCCGAGCCCCATTCCGCACCCGGCAATAACGAACCCACCCTGGCCACCGACGCGGAGCCGACAGGAGAGCCGGAACCCTGCGAGGGCCCTCAGGTGCTGGCTGACCTGCGCGGCCAGATCGAGCGGTTCGTGGTGATGCCGAGCAAGGAGGCGCTCGCGGCAGTGACCCTGTGGGTGGCGGCCACCCACCTTCAGACCGCGTGGCAGCACGCGCCGCGTCTGGCGGTGGTCGGTCCGGCGAAACGGTGCGGCAAGTCACGGCTCCTGGACGTGGTGACCGAGACCGTGCACCACCCGCTGATCACGGTGAACGCCAGCCCAGCGGCGATCTTCCGGTCCATCACCAAGAAAAATCCGCCGACCCTGCTGGTGGACGAGGCCGACACCCTGTTCGGCACCCTCAAGTCCGCCGAGCGCAACGAGGACCTGCGTGGCCTGCTCAACGCCGGACACCAGCGCAACCGGCCCACGCTGCGGGTGACCGGGCCGGAACACACGCCGGTCGCCTTCCCCACCTTCGCGATGGCCGCGCTTGCTGGCATCGGCGACCTGCCCGACACGATCATGGACCGGTCCGTGGTCATCCGCATGCGCCGCCGGGCGGCCGGAGAAACCGTGGCGGCCTTCCGGACCGGCCGGGACACCCCTGCCCTGCACGGCCTGCGCGACCGCCTCACCGCATGGCTGCGCCCGCTGCACGGGCAAGCGATGGACATGGAGCCGGTCATGCCGGTCGAAGACCGCGCTGCGGACACTTGGGAACCCCTGGTCATCATCGCCGACCTCGCCGGAGGCGCATGGCCCGTGCTCGCCCGCACCGCCTGCCGGGCCATGACCGCCCACGAAGCCGGAAACGACGAGGACGCCGGGCTCCGCACCCGCATTCTGGTCGACATTCGCCGCGTCTTCGCCGCCGAAGGCGAGCCGCCCGCCCTGCGCACCAGGCGCCTCATCGAGCAGCTCAACGCCGAGCCCGAAGCGCCCTGGGCCGAGCACTCCGCCCAGGGGCTGACCCCGCGCGGCCTGCAAGTGCTGCTGAAGGACTACGACATCAGCTCGGCCAACTACCGCTTCCCCGGCGGCACCCAGGCGAAGGGCTTCGCCCGCACCCAGTTCCTCGATGCCTGGGCCCGCTACTGCCCCGCCCCCGCCGCCGAACCCCAACCGGCCGAGCCCGTCCAGGGCACCGCCGCCTGA